From Weissella confusa, a single genomic window includes:
- a CDS encoding acylphosphatase, whose protein sequence is MVEAKSIVVTGRVQGVGFRYFTKILADRLGVTGVVWNASDGSVRIEAQGDEVAMKDFVNGVSVSPSPYGRVDSVTSEVIDVSPERRIFKAI, encoded by the coding sequence ATGGTAGAAGCAAAAAGCATCGTTGTGACAGGGCGTGTTCAAGGGGTTGGTTTTCGCTATTTTACGAAAATTTTGGCCGATCGTTTGGGTGTTACAGGTGTGGTTTGGAATGCCTCAGATGGCTCTGTTCGAATCGAAGCGCAGGGTGATGAGGTGGCGATGAAGGACTTCGTGAATGGGGTGAGTGTGTCGCCGTCACCGTATGGTCGGGTCGATTCGGTTACGTCTGAGGTGATTGATGTATCGCCAGAACGACGTATTTTTAAGGCGATTTAG
- a CDS encoding transporter substrate-binding domain-containing protein, protein MNKIMKTSVALVAAGMIGGVVASATTVSAASYKSELKTKGKLTVGLEGTYAPFSYRSDSGKLTGFEVELVKAVAKKMKLKPVFVQTKFDSLVAGLDAKKYDVVFNNMSITPERKKAYAFAQEYLFTESVMITKKGSKIKDYSDLKGKKAAQTSSSDFGQAATKAGATIVSAPGFAEALDLVDSGKADVTLNSQDSWGVYKKAHPKTDLQAKVTKALGETTAAPMLDKKDKKLATAITKAEKSLQKDGTMKKLSEKYFGSDLTTEKK, encoded by the coding sequence ATGAACAAGATTATGAAGACGTCTGTTGCATTGGTTGCAGCAGGTATGATTGGCGGTGTTGTCGCATCAGCAACGACTGTTTCAGCAGCATCATACAAGAGTGAATTGAAGACTAAGGGTAAGTTGACCGTTGGTTTGGAAGGAACATACGCACCATTCTCATACCGTAGCGATTCAGGTAAGTTGACTGGATTTGAAGTTGAGTTGGTTAAGGCTGTTGCTAAGAAGATGAAGTTGAAGCCAGTGTTTGTTCAAACAAAGTTCGACTCATTGGTAGCCGGTTTGGATGCTAAGAAGTATGATGTTGTGTTTAACAACATGTCAATCACGCCAGAACGTAAGAAGGCTTACGCATTTGCGCAAGAATACTTGTTCACTGAGTCAGTAATGATCACGAAGAAGGGTTCAAAGATTAAGGATTACAGCGATTTGAAGGGTAAGAAGGCGGCACAAACGTCATCATCTGACTTCGGTCAAGCTGCTACTAAGGCTGGGGCGACGATTGTGTCAGCACCTGGTTTTGCGGAAGCTTTGGACTTGGTTGATTCAGGTAAGGCTGACGTGACGTTGAACTCACAAGATTCATGGGGCGTTTACAAGAAGGCCCACCCAAAGACGGATTTGCAAGCTAAGGTAACGAAGGCTTTGGGTGAGACGACTGCTGCACCTATGCTTGATAAGAAGGATAAGAAGTTGGCCACTGCAATTACAAAGGCAGAGAAGTCTTTGCAAAAGGATGGCACAATGAAGAAGTTGTCAGAGAAGTACTTCGGTTCTGATTTGACCACTGAGAAGAAGTAA